In the genome of Leptospira tipperaryensis, one region contains:
- a CDS encoding LIC_11090 family protein: protein MKTLISIILLMTMFPQILFSKGEMLSRSFLTQSSYCKCNHDSKIQKHEDEEDVYFNTKVASHSHTKLKTEERIPDCHSSKKGEAHQCGCKNKNADSFFLQISLHSYYLSVTNFQFRLIRNCLSKIPDVSAEKLTSGHFQRPIKPPKYPEDL, encoded by the coding sequence ATGAAAACACTGATCTCCATAATTCTTCTTATGACGATGTTTCCTCAGATTCTATTTTCTAAAGGAGAAATGCTTTCACGAAGTTTTCTAACACAATCTTCCTATTGCAAATGCAATCATGATTCTAAAATTCAAAAACACGAAGATGAAGAAGACGTCTATTTTAATACAAAGGTTGCTTCCCATTCTCATACTAAATTAAAGACCGAAGAAAGAATTCCAGATTGTCATTCTTCAAAAAAGGGTGAGGCCCACCAATGCGGATGCAAAAATAAGAATGCAGATTCTTTCTTTTTACAGATAAGTCTTCATTCTTATTATCTTTCCGTAACGAACTTTCAATTCAGATTGATTCGGAATTGTTTATCCAAAATTCCGGATGTCTCCGCCGAAAAACTTACAAGCGGACATTTCCAAAGACCGATCAAACCCCCTAAATATCCCGAAGACCTTTGA
- a CDS encoding PAS domain-containing protein codes for MARDARYIDNELEKAEERLLKRLQVNQNRKAESFEIECSLDSNGKILEMSSQSLRLLQFVSSEMIGMNLEVFISETDLTKWKKIWIQVLDGNAVIHTEFSHNLKYEGITVLRWSFFMDEDRIIHCKAKDETAFLKNILDALLLSKEINKIQNLLQRLKS; via the coding sequence GTGGCTCGCGATGCTCGATATATCGATAACGAATTGGAAAAGGCGGAAGAACGATTGTTGAAGCGATTACAGGTGAATCAAAACAGAAAAGCAGAATCTTTTGAAATCGAATGTAGTTTAGATTCTAATGGGAAAATTTTAGAGATGAGTTCTCAATCGTTAAGACTGTTACAGTTTGTTTCTTCCGAGATGATAGGAATGAATCTTGAAGTATTTATCTCTGAAACCGACCTAACAAAGTGGAAAAAGATTTGGATTCAAGTTTTGGATGGAAACGCGGTCATTCATACAGAATTCAGTCACAATCTGAAATACGAAGGTATCACAGTGCTTCGTTGGTCCTTTTTTATGGATGAGGATCGTATAATCCATTGCAAAGCTAAAGACGAAACCGCGTTTTTAAAAAATATATTGGATGCGTTGCTTCTTTCTAAAGAGATCAACAAAATTCAGAACTTACTACAAAGATTAAAATCCTAA
- a CDS encoding OmpP1/FadL family transporter, whose product MILIVRINIGIERLLFKRVPIILLYLSFSSVYGFQGIIQTSFGARQAGMGGAFQAIGGSVMDLESNPSHLSRFQKSKLEFGGASHFAQIEYSDSFMDLRPENSYSNGITQRPKAILPYIGYVSKVSDRLGIGIALYSQGGGGGKFSDITRLAPEKKNLNETLGFEIPLVGTERKIREDLAFKFLITKMTLGFGYRFDRLSIGAGVDFVYSFMQMRRIYWDRTRSLELPGSFQYTSDPSYTYGGKLGISYELTQRMRIAYSYTLRNVLHLDGRMKVESLDPANLGDTRVSRFMSWPDRHILGISYRNDVWLLDFDVKFIPWSESFRTSKFVLEQSLIQTPVGTNTNTMQMNFRWRDQYTFALGAEYNWNQILKLRMGYSYGKSPVTGQGLSPMLGSTTEHHVAGGLGYYRNDYAFHLALEYGFPKRMRGDVSSDWSLSHSVFSTSDVSSQTFQFDKSVSVFSFYFGFELNT is encoded by the coding sequence ATGATTCTGATAGTTAGAATCAATATTGGAATAGAACGGCTTCTATTTAAAAGGGTTCCGATTATACTTTTGTATCTGAGCTTCTCGTCTGTTTACGGATTTCAGGGAATTATACAAACTTCTTTCGGTGCAAGGCAGGCGGGAATGGGCGGCGCGTTTCAAGCGATCGGCGGTTCCGTGATGGATTTGGAATCAAATCCTTCCCACTTATCCCGTTTTCAAAAATCAAAGTTAGAATTCGGTGGGGCCTCACACTTTGCACAAATTGAATATTCCGATTCCTTTATGGATCTTCGTCCGGAAAATTCTTATTCGAACGGGATCACACAACGACCTAAGGCGATTCTTCCTTATATCGGGTATGTTTCCAAAGTTTCGGATCGATTGGGGATTGGAATCGCCCTCTATTCTCAGGGAGGCGGCGGAGGAAAATTTTCTGACATTACAAGACTGGCTCCGGAAAAAAAGAATCTAAATGAAACTCTCGGTTTTGAAATCCCTCTGGTCGGCACTGAGAGAAAGATTCGAGAGGACTTGGCGTTTAAGTTTCTGATTACGAAGATGACCCTTGGTTTTGGATACAGGTTTGATCGATTGTCTATCGGCGCGGGCGTCGACTTCGTTTATTCTTTTATGCAAATGAGGAGAATCTATTGGGACAGAACTCGAAGTCTGGAGTTGCCGGGGAGTTTTCAATATACGAGCGACCCTTCTTATACTTACGGAGGTAAATTAGGAATCTCTTATGAACTTACGCAGAGGATGCGGATCGCATACTCTTATACCTTACGAAATGTGTTGCACTTGGACGGAAGGATGAAGGTCGAAAGTCTTGATCCTGCGAACTTGGGTGATACGAGAGTCTCTCGTTTTATGTCCTGGCCGGATCGACATATTCTTGGAATTTCCTATCGAAACGACGTTTGGTTATTGGATTTCGACGTTAAGTTCATTCCTTGGTCCGAAAGTTTTAGGACTAGTAAGTTTGTTTTAGAGCAGTCGCTGATTCAAACCCCGGTAGGGACGAATACAAACACGATGCAGATGAATTTTAGATGGAGAGATCAATATACGTTTGCCTTAGGTGCTGAATACAACTGGAACCAAATTCTAAAATTGAGAATGGGATATAGCTACGGTAAATCTCCGGTTACGGGTCAAGGTTTGAGTCCGATGCTGGGAAGCACGACGGAACACCATGTTGCCGGTGGCCTTGGATACTATCGGAACGACTATGCTTTTCACTTAGCCTTGGAATATGGATTTCCAAAACGTATGAGAGGCGACGTTTCTTCGGATTGGAGCCTTTCTCATTCCGTATTCTCAACAAGCGATGTTTCATCGCAGACGTTTCAATTTGATAAGTCGGTCAGCGTTTTTAGTTTTTATTTTGGTTTTGAATTGAATACATAA